A single Pelomicrobium methylotrophicum DNA region contains:
- a CDS encoding RNA-guided endonuclease InsQ/TnpB family protein: protein MQRLQAFKYELKPTGEQQCLMRRFAGSCRVVFNEGLALQKARYERGEKKLGYASLCKELTSWRNGTPMPSGRVAPWLAEAPVHPLQQALKDLERAYSNFFSKREGFPRFRKKGRHDSFRYPDPKQIKLDQVNSRIFLPKLGWLRYRKSREVLGTVKNVTVRHSCGKWFVSIQTEREFEQPIPSGGAVGIDLGVARFATLSDGTFYAPLNSFKRHEAALRKAQQALSRKVKCSCNWRKAKTRVQRIHARIANVRRDFLHKCSSAISKNHAIVCIEDLQVRNMSKSAVGTADAPGKNVRAKSGLNKSILDQGWFEFRRQLEYKLTWNGGQLIVVPPQNTSRTCPCCGHVSAENRRTQAQFRCVQCGFEDNADVVGAKNILARGMAIVASEMKGGARPDGLWIEPQWRSEAGTHRSDSGAPQCCA, encoded by the coding sequence ATGCAACGTCTTCAAGCCTTCAAATACGAACTCAAGCCGACCGGCGAACAGCAGTGCCTTATGCGCCGCTTCGCTGGCTCGTGCCGGGTCGTGTTCAACGAAGGGCTGGCGTTGCAAAAGGCTCGGTACGAGCGCGGCGAGAAAAAGCTGGGCTACGCGAGTCTGTGCAAGGAGCTCACGTCCTGGCGCAATGGAACGCCTATGCCCAGTGGGCGGGTCGCGCCGTGGCTGGCCGAGGCGCCCGTGCATCCGCTGCAACAGGCGCTCAAGGATTTGGAACGGGCGTACAGTAACTTCTTCTCCAAGCGGGAAGGTTTCCCGCGTTTCAGGAAGAAGGGGCGGCACGACAGCTTCCGCTACCCCGACCCGAAGCAGATCAAGCTCGATCAGGTCAACAGCCGCATCTTCCTGCCCAAACTGGGGTGGCTGCGCTACCGCAAGAGTCGTGAGGTGCTGGGTACGGTAAAGAACGTCACCGTGCGCCACTCATGCGGCAAGTGGTTCGTCTCAATCCAGACCGAGCGAGAGTTCGAACAGCCCATTCCGAGCGGCGGTGCGGTCGGCATCGACTTGGGTGTGGCGCGCTTTGCCACGCTATCGGACGGCACGTTCTACGCGCCACTCAACAGTTTCAAGCGGCATGAAGCCGCCTTGCGCAAAGCGCAGCAGGCCCTAAGCCGCAAGGTAAAGTGCAGCTGCAACTGGAGGAAAGCCAAGACAAGAGTGCAACGCATTCATGCCCGGATTGCCAATGTCCGCCGCGACTTCCTGCACAAGTGCTCAAGCGCGATCAGCAAAAACCACGCGATCGTGTGCATCGAGGACTTGCAGGTGCGAAACATGTCCAAGTCTGCGGTAGGCACGGCAGATGCGCCGGGCAAAAACGTTCGGGCCAAATCCGGCCTGAATAAATCCATCCTCGATCAAGGCTGGTTCGAGTTCCGGCGGCAGCTGGAGTATAAGCTAACGTGGAACGGCGGACAACTCATCGTCGTGCCGCCGCAGAACACGAGCAGGACGTGTCCGTGCTGCGGCCATGTGTCGGCGGAGAACCGCCGGACGCAAGCGCAATTTCGCTGCGTCCAATGCGGCTTCGAGGACAATGCCGACGTGGTCGGCGCAAAGAACATCCTTGCTCGCGGGATGGCCATTGTTGCAAGCGAGATGAAGGGCGGGGCACGCCCGGATGGCCTGTGGATCGAACCTCAATGGAGGTCGGAAGCAGGAACCCACCGAAGCGACTCGGGAGCGCCTCAATGCTGCGCCTGA
- a CDS encoding prepilin-type N-terminal cleavage/methylation domain-containing protein, protein MNAKPHLRQKGFTLVELVIAFVIIGLLVSLAVVQFNPAKSKGQTLHASLASYGNALQLMKTDTSCYPTKLAALFDQAQANTSFCGINLTGQWNGPYAQRVATDVGGNIVLNNISPGLTVTITRQAGGIGQQYFLVASNVPNEVINNALVACNGNATAAGRCTGAPGGTGAGTFSMLFDETR, encoded by the coding sequence ATGAATGCCAAACCACATCTGCGCCAGAAAGGCTTCACCCTTGTCGAGCTCGTCATCGCGTTCGTCATCATCGGCCTGCTCGTCTCGCTCGCGGTAGTGCAGTTCAACCCTGCGAAGTCGAAGGGGCAAACCCTGCATGCATCCCTTGCCTCCTATGGCAACGCGCTGCAGCTCATGAAAACGGATACGTCCTGCTATCCTACGAAATTAGCAGCCCTTTTCGATCAGGCGCAGGCGAACACGAGCTTCTGCGGCATCAACCTGACGGGGCAATGGAACGGACCTTATGCGCAAAGGGTCGCGACGGACGTGGGCGGGAACATTGTTCTTAACAACATCTCGCCAGGGCTGACCGTAACCATCACGCGGCAGGCGGGCGGAATCGGACAGCAGTATTTTCTGGTCGCGAGCAACGTCCCCAACGAGGTGATCAATAACGCGCTCGTCGCCTGCAACGGAAACGCGACGGCTGCTGGGCGGTGCACTGGGGCTCCAGGCGGCACGGGAGCCGGCACGTTCTCCATGCTGTTCGACGAGACGCGATAA
- a CDS encoding DUF2924 domain-containing protein: MKASVQEQSVAARVAALADLPMNELWALWDRYFPRRPSHHNRHYVEARLAYKLQEEAFGALKPEAREQLLRIGEAHSRIQRRARREIHIVPGTVLVREYGEREHRVTALPDGGFDYEGRRFRSLSAVARFITGQHWSGPLFFGLVKQKRERR, translated from the coding sequence ATGAAGGCAAGCGTTCAAGAACAATCCGTCGCGGCCCGCGTGGCCGCACTCGCCGACCTGCCGATGAACGAACTGTGGGCGTTGTGGGACCGGTACTTCCCACGCCGCCCCAGCCACCACAACCGCCACTACGTGGAGGCCCGTCTCGCCTACAAGCTCCAGGAAGAGGCCTTCGGCGCCTTGAAACCCGAGGCCCGGGAACAGCTCCTGCGTATCGGCGAAGCGCACTCCAGGATCCAACGGCGCGCGCGCCGCGAGATTCACATCGTGCCCGGCACGGTGCTCGTCCGGGAGTACGGCGAGCGCGAGCACCGGGTAACCGCCTTGCCCGACGGCGGCTTCGACTACGAAGGGCGCCGCTTCAGGAGCCTGTCGGCGGTTGCCCGCTTCATCACCGGGCAACACTGGTCCGGACCGCTTTTCTTCGGGCTCGTCAAGCAGAAGCGGGAGCGCCGATGA
- a CDS encoding GspE/PulE family protein, which yields MSAQKDGLMRSMADVLEELGVPRHHILAAADRARSTSEPITSILLDYGFLSPEKTALAIANMHGYPYFSREDADAIDGSALAGLGIDMPRFSGYVPVAVEKDIIVVAVSDPARSTQASNELRGRRLRFVVASRQTIERVYRRWYANTGRQIDEAMEQCRRIARERAAADEDHPEAIRNLLGGIVRHACYNGASDLYFHSTGRIGVVKMAVDGASRILRAIPQEIYSRLLNRMIVDANVRMEDLRQGLREAALDFGGPARAGPLADLLERYRFRLELGEAKSGPTAVIRILDLHGETAELDALGFEPGTLSKLRRYVKTGHGLVLITGPTGSGKTTTLYAMLKEIDPETSSIQSIEFPVEYRHGLWMQYEVPVIAEDEGAEMAKRLKGLLRNAPNVILIGEIRDEGVARIALDAAHTGHLVFSTLHTNDAPSAMLRLRRLGVGGEDMASALLGVLAQRLVRKLCTRCREPDIRSDTAKLLNANGGMTVYRARDGGCPACGGTGYRGRRLIHELLHVSPHVRGLIESGATVGEIGRNGLAEDGSMWNMGLRLVAAGETSIDEIMRVTRPED from the coding sequence ATGTCCGCACAGAAGGACGGTCTTATGCGCTCCATGGCCGACGTGCTCGAAGAGCTCGGCGTCCCGCGGCACCACATCCTCGCCGCTGCCGACCGCGCTCGCTCGACGAGCGAGCCGATCACATCGATACTGCTCGATTACGGGTTTCTGTCTCCAGAGAAAACGGCGCTCGCCATCGCCAATATGCACGGATATCCGTATTTTTCCAGGGAGGACGCGGATGCCATCGACGGGTCGGCGCTCGCTGGCCTCGGCATCGATATGCCGCGCTTCAGCGGTTATGTCCCGGTCGCCGTCGAAAAAGACATCATCGTCGTAGCGGTTTCCGACCCCGCCCGATCGACGCAGGCGTCAAACGAGCTGCGCGGGCGGCGCCTGCGTTTCGTCGTTGCTTCCCGGCAGACAATCGAACGCGTATACCGACGCTGGTATGCCAACACCGGCAGGCAGATCGACGAGGCGATGGAGCAATGCCGCCGCATCGCGCGGGAGAGGGCCGCCGCGGACGAAGATCATCCGGAGGCCATCCGTAATCTCCTGGGCGGGATCGTGCGGCACGCCTGCTACAACGGCGCGAGCGACCTGTACTTCCATTCCACCGGCCGAATCGGGGTCGTCAAGATGGCCGTGGACGGGGCATCGCGCATTTTGCGTGCGATTCCTCAGGAGATCTACTCACGGCTCCTGAACAGGATGATCGTGGACGCCAATGTCCGCATGGAGGACCTGCGCCAGGGACTGCGCGAGGCCGCGCTCGATTTCGGAGGTCCGGCGCGCGCAGGACCGTTAGCGGACCTCCTGGAGCGCTACAGATTCAGGCTGGAGCTTGGGGAGGCCAAGAGCGGTCCGACGGCCGTCATCCGTATTCTCGATCTACATGGGGAGACCGCAGAGCTGGATGCCCTTGGATTCGAGCCGGGAACGCTCTCGAAACTCAGGCGGTACGTCAAAACGGGGCACGGGCTTGTCCTCATCACGGGACCGACAGGCAGCGGCAAGACCACGACGCTCTACGCCATGCTGAAGGAAATAGATCCGGAGACATCTTCCATCCAGTCCATCGAATTCCCGGTCGAGTATCGTCACGGCCTGTGGATGCAGTATGAGGTGCCGGTCATCGCCGAGGACGAGGGCGCTGAAATGGCGAAGCGGCTCAAGGGGCTGCTGCGCAACGCCCCCAACGTGATCCTGATCGGAGAAATCCGGGACGAGGGCGTCGCGCGCATCGCGCTCGATGCGGCGCATACAGGACATCTCGTGTTCTCGACGCTGCACACCAACGATGCGCCTTCAGCAATGCTGAGACTGCGCCGTCTAGGGGTTGGCGGCGAGGACATGGCCAGCGCGCTTCTAGGCGTGCTCGCACAGCGCCTAGTGAGAAAGCTTTGCACGCGATGCCGGGAACCGGACATACGGTCCGACACCGCGAAACTGCTCAATGCAAACGGCGGCATGACGGTTTACCGGGCACGCGACGGCGGCTGTCCGGCATGCGGCGGAACCGGATACCGCGGAAGGCGCCTAATCCACGAGCTGCTGCACGTATCGCCGCATGTGCGCGGGCTAATCGAAAGCGGCGCCACGGTCGGCGAGATCGGGCGCAATGGACTCGCTGAAGACGGTTCCATGTGGAACATGGGCCTGAGACTCGTAGCTGCAGGAGAAACGTCAATCGACGAGATCATGCGGGTTACGAGGCCGGAAGACTGA
- a CDS encoding uracil-DNA glycosylase family protein — protein sequence MVRCRPPANRKPSKAEIDHCLPWLSAFLLRTRPKVLLLVGTTATEVFLGPGPLYWHIERSRKSPVLLAKDAHPILKPAILRLHGVLDGVFAVPMPHTSGMAWNRKAPGGKYWRDVGAEQVELAVECLALSNAA from the coding sequence ATCGTCCGGTGCCGCCCGCCTGCCAACCGGAAGCCCTCCAAGGCCGAGATCGACCATTGCCTGCCGTGGCTGTCGGCTTTCCTGCTGAGGACCCGCCCCAAGGTTCTATTGCTGGTCGGGACCACGGCGACGGAAGTGTTTCTCGGTCCGGGTCCGCTGTACTGGCACATCGAGCGATCCAGGAAGTCTCCGGTGCTGCTTGCCAAGGATGCGCACCCGATTCTCAAGCCGGCGATCTTGAGGCTTCATGGCGTGCTGGACGGCGTTTTCGCCGTTCCCATGCCGCATACCTCTGGCATGGCGTGGAACCGCAAGGCGCCTGGTGGGAAATACTGGCGCGATGTTGGGGCCGAACAGGTCGAACTGGCTGTCGAATGCCTGGCGTTATCAAATGCGGCTTGA
- the tnpA gene encoding IS200/IS605 family transposase, which translates to MSDDNDIRHGRHCVFKMHVHLVFVTKYRRRVFDGNAINRLRTIFAKVCADFEAQLIEMDGEDDHVHLLVEYPPKVAVSNLVNSLKGVSSRLLRKERPDIQKHYWRGVLWSPSYFASSCGGAPISIVRQYIEQQQTPR; encoded by the coding sequence ATGAGCGATGACAACGATATTCGACACGGACGGCATTGTGTTTTCAAGATGCACGTCCATTTGGTCTTCGTAACAAAATATCGTCGCAGGGTGTTCGATGGCAACGCCATCAACCGGCTGCGCACGATCTTTGCCAAGGTCTGCGCCGACTTCGAGGCACAACTGATCGAAATGGACGGCGAAGACGATCACGTGCATCTGTTGGTCGAATATCCGCCCAAGGTCGCGGTCTCCAACCTCGTGAATAGCCTAAAGGGTGTGTCCAGCCGTCTGCTTCGAAAGGAGCGGCCAGACATCCAGAAGCATTACTGGAGAGGTGTTTTGTGGTCGCCGTCGTACTTCGCCTCATCCTGCGGCGGCGCACCGATCTCCATTGTGCGCCAATACATCGAACAGCAGCAGACGCCACGTTGA
- a CDS encoding PRTRC system protein D codes for MEKFIVRSVDVGYGYTKFVLGRTPQGDYVCESFPSVVAFAQKKTLGGGFFAERSTLTVLHNGVEYEVGPDVLLATGAYGSRNLDLGYVQTDTYQILLKGALKRIGLPRIDVLVLGAPVATYDQAREHLRRAFSGRIALDRAQEVVVGKVLVLPQPLGGYAWHGHVSGSYGRIRSQLNLLIDPGYFTLDWLVARGTTIAPARSGSHPAGMSALVRAIASEISRETGEEVTSLLLWESIERALYAEEPLHLDGRPYDLTRHLGAVNQLLAQAAEVLASRVGDAKDIQNVILVGGPARLYEPALKRALHGKLIQIAQDPQFANVKGFQRVGEDIAERL; via the coding sequence TTGGAAAAATTCATCGTCCGATCCGTCGATGTCGGCTACGGCTACACCAAGTTCGTCCTGGGCCGAACCCCGCAGGGCGACTATGTCTGCGAGAGCTTTCCGTCGGTGGTGGCCTTCGCCCAGAAAAAGACCCTGGGCGGTGGGTTCTTCGCCGAACGATCCACCCTCACGGTGTTGCACAACGGGGTCGAGTACGAGGTTGGGCCCGACGTGCTGCTCGCCACCGGCGCTTATGGATCTAGGAACCTCGATCTCGGCTACGTCCAGACCGACACCTACCAGATCCTGCTCAAGGGGGCGCTCAAGCGCATCGGGCTGCCCAGGATCGACGTGCTGGTGCTCGGCGCGCCGGTGGCCACCTACGATCAGGCGAGGGAGCACCTTCGGCGCGCCTTCAGCGGCAGGATCGCGCTGGACCGCGCCCAGGAGGTCGTCGTGGGCAAGGTCCTGGTGCTGCCCCAGCCCCTCGGAGGCTATGCCTGGCACGGGCATGTCAGCGGCTCCTACGGCCGCATCCGCAGCCAGCTCAATCTCCTGATCGACCCCGGTTACTTCACCCTGGATTGGCTGGTCGCCCGGGGCACCACCATCGCCCCGGCGAGAAGCGGCAGCCACCCGGCCGGCATGTCGGCGCTGGTGCGCGCCATCGCCTCGGAGATTTCCCGGGAGACGGGCGAGGAGGTCACGAGCCTTCTGCTGTGGGAGTCGATCGAACGCGCCCTCTACGCCGAGGAGCCCCTGCACCTGGACGGCCGCCCCTACGACCTCACGCGCCATCTGGGGGCGGTGAACCAGCTGCTCGCTCAGGCCGCGGAGGTGCTTGCCTCCAGGGTGGGCGACGCCAAGGACATTCAGAACGTGATCCTGGTCGGAGGGCCGGCGAGGCTCTATGAGCCGGCGTTGAAGCGGGCGCTCCATGGCAAGCTGATCCAGATCGCGCAGGACCCGCAGTTTGCCAACGTGAAGGGCTTCCAGCGCGTGGGCGAAGACATCGCGGAGCGGCTGTGA
- a CDS encoding type II secretion system F family protein, giving the protein MYAVNRDQAWHKIRRMFGYEPGDIRLNPMESLRALVSSGFDPQDLARFYTSIGRRLERGRSLPDGLDDALEFILDKRLRQAVAALRAAVMNGRSLADAMLISGFEERDAMAVRSVEPSGRTPQAFESLARDLMRGIRLRRAIRSVLWMPVATLVLVYALGYGAITFMAPRLSKFFSMLPGAELPPFTEAFYAFAGWFNGNLALGTALYAAAGVAAVIFVRSPYFDAIVDRIATVREMRERADMAALWSSFAMLYEAGVNMEEACRLLAQAGRREKSRMAFAALGRNLRAGLPLEQACARAGFPGYVARGVASAASGGDVASGIEEMAHGLYEDVAEMSDRLKNAVEIGSYVFIGLFVLGFVMVTWYPMVSATLSRL; this is encoded by the coding sequence GTGTACGCCGTCAACCGGGATCAGGCATGGCACAAGATCCGAAGGATGTTCGGCTACGAGCCTGGCGACATCCGCCTGAATCCGATGGAATCCCTGCGCGCGCTCGTGTCGAGCGGCTTCGATCCGCAGGATCTCGCGCGATTCTACACCTCCATCGGGCGCAGGCTCGAACGCGGACGCAGTCTGCCGGACGGTCTTGACGACGCGCTGGAGTTCATCCTGGACAAGCGGCTGCGGCAAGCCGTCGCGGCGCTCAGAGCGGCGGTCATGAACGGACGGTCGCTGGCCGACGCCATGTTGATCTCCGGGTTCGAAGAACGGGACGCGATGGCAGTCAGAAGCGTGGAGCCTTCTGGCCGAACGCCGCAGGCTTTCGAATCGCTTGCCAGAGACCTCATGCGTGGGATACGTCTGCGCCGAGCCATCCGGTCGGTCCTTTGGATGCCTGTGGCGACGCTCGTTCTCGTCTACGCGCTCGGCTATGGCGCCATCACCTTCATGGCGCCACGGCTTTCGAAGTTCTTCTCGATGCTTCCGGGCGCCGAGCTGCCGCCGTTCACGGAGGCGTTTTATGCCTTTGCAGGGTGGTTCAACGGCAATCTTGCCCTGGGCACGGCGCTTTATGCCGCTGCAGGCGTCGCGGCCGTGATATTTGTCCGCTCGCCATACTTCGACGCCATTGTGGACAGGATCGCGACGGTGCGGGAGATGCGCGAGCGCGCCGATATGGCGGCGCTGTGGTCATCATTCGCAATGTTGTATGAGGCCGGCGTCAACATGGAAGAGGCCTGCCGCCTGCTTGCTCAGGCCGGGCGCCGCGAAAAAAGCCGAATGGCGTTCGCCGCGCTCGGCCGGAATCTTCGGGCAGGCCTGCCCCTCGAGCAGGCCTGCGCCAGGGCTGGATTTCCTGGTTATGTTGCACGCGGAGTCGCATCGGCCGCGAGCGGAGGAGACGTGGCGTCTGGAATCGAGGAAATGGCCCACGGGCTTTACGAAGACGTCGCCGAGATGTCCGATCGGCTGAAAAACGCTGTCGAAATCGGATCATACGTTTTTATCGGCCTGTTCGTGCTCGGCTTCGTGATGGTGACTTGGTATCCGATGGTGTCGGCGACGCTTTCGAGGCTTTGA
- a CDS encoding uracil-DNA glycosylase family protein, whose translation MLAIGEAPGAEEDEIGEGFVGQAGRVLDAMLWRRGLERNRD comes from the coding sequence CTGCTTGCCATTGGGGAGGCGCCCGGCGCTGAGGAGGACGAGATCGGAGAGGGGTTCGTTGGGCAGGCCGGCCGTGTGCTCGACGCCATGCTGTGGCGGCGTGGCCTGGAGCGTAACCGCGACTAA
- a CDS encoding type IV pilus twitching motility protein PilT has protein sequence MDLLSKRIEDIIATIPNASDIHIQSGKPVKHRTPVGVFDDGREPVSDGEIEVFIDRIAPKGWRDRVDQGGGHIDFSAQIGMARLRCNLFKYGGIGRMAIAMRRLSDTIPRLDYLGLPQAAQALADRACGLVLVTGPTGSGKSTTLASMIGRINETRPCHIITIEDPIEYVHRDARATIAQREIGADASSFERGLIAAMREDPDVILIGEIRNKATMETALQAAETGHLVLATLHTSSAATTVERVTDFFHQEEKILARSVLASVLAGVVAQTLVPSRDGTRRWLASEVLINNSAVAGVIREGKTHQIPNLILSSRSDGMRLMNASLEELVAGGAITADAAIAASYDPAQLAKALKR, from the coding sequence ATGGATCTATTATCGAAAAGAATCGAAGACATTATCGCGACCATCCCGAACGCAAGCGACATCCACATCCAGTCCGGGAAACCCGTCAAGCACAGGACGCCTGTAGGCGTTTTCGACGACGGGCGCGAACCCGTCAGCGACGGCGAGATCGAGGTGTTCATCGATCGGATCGCGCCGAAAGGGTGGAGGGATCGCGTCGATCAGGGCGGCGGGCACATCGATTTTTCAGCGCAAATCGGAATGGCCAGGCTGCGATGCAACCTGTTCAAGTATGGAGGGATCGGCCGCATGGCAATCGCCATGCGCCGTCTTTCGGATACGATCCCGCGGCTTGATTACTTGGGGCTTCCGCAGGCGGCCCAGGCGCTCGCTGACCGGGCCTGCGGGCTCGTGCTGGTCACGGGACCGACAGGCAGCGGGAAATCCACCACCCTCGCCTCGATGATCGGCCGGATCAACGAAACAAGGCCATGCCATATCATCACCATCGAGGATCCGATTGAATACGTGCACCGCGACGCCAGAGCGACCATCGCGCAAAGGGAGATTGGCGCTGACGCATCTTCCTTCGAGCGCGGCTTAATCGCCGCGATGCGCGAGGACCCGGATGTCATCCTCATCGGGGAAATCCGCAACAAGGCGACGATGGAAACAGCGCTCCAGGCGGCGGAAACGGGGCATCTCGTGCTCGCGACGCTGCATACCTCCAGCGCCGCCACGACGGTTGAGCGAGTGACGGATTTCTTCCACCAGGAGGAAAAGATTCTCGCCAGATCGGTGCTCGCTTCCGTGCTTGCAGGCGTCGTTGCGCAGACCCTGGTCCCATCGCGCGACGGAACAAGGCGGTGGCTCGCCTCCGAAGTGCTCATCAACAATTCCGCTGTGGCGGGGGTCATCCGCGAGGGCAAGACGCACCAGATTCCGAATCTCATCCTGTCGTCGCGTTCCGATGGCATGCGGTTGATGAACGCAAGTCTCGAGGAGCTCGTCGCCGGAGGCGCCATCACGGCCGATGCGGCCATCGCCGCCTCATACGATCCCGCGCAGCTCGCAAAGGCGCTCAAACGATGA
- a CDS encoding integrase domain-containing protein: protein MIKLDYRDELARYGLPGRLRAELEDLFRRHNHESAKKRFTQKPVSYKTAYRRFVNLCACFRDLHEIGYRLQSVYNLREEHVRALVRAWEARGDAVGTIDNKLSYLRTLAAWAGKRGMVKESRAYASDPEAFRRTSYAKEDKSWEAKGVDPLDVIERVSRLDRVVAMQLELQWALGLRVEESFLLRPVQALKQALERERVRVEHGTKGGRPREVSLDEVVQVEVLSRAADLAVSASGTMIPRKYTLEGWRNRYYYVVRRSGISREEGLKVTSHGLRHQYLQRMFERITGRPAPVKGGGGYDPGLLELAMREVVERAGHSDPYKAGAYLGPLVEGLKRGRGDDRGLQAEIESRA, encoded by the coding sequence ATGATCAAGCTGGACTATCGAGATGAGCTTGCGAGGTACGGGTTGCCGGGCAGGTTGCGCGCGGAGCTGGAGGATCTGTTCAGGCGGCACAATCACGAGAGTGCGAAGAAGCGTTTCACCCAGAAGCCTGTGAGCTACAAGACCGCCTACCGGCGCTTTGTGAACCTGTGTGCCTGTTTTCGGGACCTGCATGAGATCGGCTACCGGCTGCAATCGGTCTACAACCTGCGGGAGGAGCACGTGCGGGCGCTGGTGCGCGCGTGGGAGGCGAGGGGCGATGCGGTGGGCACCATCGACAACAAGCTCTCCTATCTTCGGACGCTGGCGGCCTGGGCGGGCAAGCGGGGCATGGTGAAGGAAAGCCGGGCGTACGCTTCCGATCCGGAAGCGTTTCGTCGGACCTCGTATGCGAAGGAAGACAAAAGTTGGGAGGCCAAGGGGGTGGATCCGCTGGATGTCATCGAGCGGGTGTCGCGCCTTGACCGGGTGGTGGCGATGCAGTTGGAGCTGCAGTGGGCCTTGGGGCTGCGGGTGGAGGAGTCCTTTCTCCTGCGTCCGGTGCAGGCGCTCAAGCAAGCCTTGGAGCGGGAGCGGGTGCGGGTGGAGCATGGCACCAAGGGCGGGCGTCCCCGGGAGGTGAGCCTGGACGAGGTGGTGCAGGTGGAGGTGCTGTCGCGAGCGGCGGATCTGGCGGTGTCGGCCTCCGGGACGATGATTCCGAGGAAGTACACGCTGGAGGGGTGGAGGAACCGTTACTACTACGTGGTGCGCAGGTCGGGGATTTCGCGGGAGGAGGGGTTGAAGGTGACGAGCCACGGGCTTCGGCACCAGTATCTGCAGCGGATGTTCGAGAGGATCACCGGGCGCCCGGCGCCGGTGAAGGGAGGCGGGGGCTACGATCCGGGGCTTCTTGAGCTAGCGATGCGGGAGGTGGTGGAGCGGGCGGGGCATTCGGACCCGTACAAGGCGGGGGCGTATCTGGGGCCGCTCGTAGAAGGTCTGAAGCGAGGCAGGGGTGATGATCGAGGACTGCAAGCGGAAATTGAGTCAAGAGCCTGA
- a CDS encoding prepilin-type N-terminal cleavage/methylation domain-containing protein, giving the protein MIARVHPVQSAPGGFSLVEVVIALAVISAIAALAAATLGPWLAFRQSMETERRLKETVQALEAGYRENAMAIDNNPGAVLAFPGGAIANNTTANATTFSAVERYSSLSAAQMASDGFNMPVRVFVSNRLSQQVDGVTLYYHIAAVVSGGRNGQIEPGTGFDIATGRLTLTGDDKGMIVDGYRVQRANYDLTLAKIRRLALAWQDYFQSRYLAVGTRDVSIDYFGSPGTPANRWDSGNSVPNTNGAYVSAVSAGIHSVLGLSVSEVTDAYGQALSIDNSSAMTRNPGNPNPSMATPPYTARVSTVLPGGVVLEMSVSGLY; this is encoded by the coding sequence ATGATCGCCCGGGTTCATCCCGTTCAGTCCGCACCGGGAGGCTTTTCCCTGGTGGAAGTCGTCATTGCGCTCGCCGTAATTTCCGCCATCGCGGCGCTTGCCGCCGCCACGCTGGGGCCATGGCTCGCTTTCCGGCAGTCTATGGAAACGGAGCGCAGGCTCAAGGAGACCGTTCAGGCGCTGGAAGCCGGGTATCGGGAGAACGCAATGGCGATCGACAACAATCCGGGCGCGGTCCTGGCGTTTCCTGGCGGGGCCATTGCCAACAACACCACGGCCAATGCAACCACCTTTTCCGCCGTCGAACGCTATAGCAGCCTGTCTGCCGCCCAAATGGCGAGCGACGGATTCAACATGCCAGTCCGGGTCTTCGTCTCGAACAGACTGTCACAACAGGTCGACGGCGTCACGCTGTATTACCACATCGCCGCAGTGGTTTCCGGCGGACGTAACGGCCAAATTGAACCAGGAACGGGTTTCGACATCGCCACCGGAAGACTGACCCTGACAGGGGACGACAAAGGGATGATCGTCGACGGCTACCGCGTGCAGCGCGCGAACTACGATCTGACGCTGGCGAAAATCAGACGCCTTGCGCTCGCCTGGCAAGATTATTTCCAGTCGCGCTACCTCGCCGTGGGCACGCGCGACGTTTCCATCGACTATTTTGGAAGCCCGGGTACGCCGGCAAACCGCTGGGACTCTGGAAACTCGGTCCCCAACACGAATGGAGCATACGTTTCTGCGGTCAGCGCGGGGATCCATTCCGTCCTCGGGCTGTCCGTATCGGAAGTCACCGACGCCTACGGGCAGGCGCTGAGCATCGACAATTCTTCCGCCATGACGAGAAATCCAGGCAACCCGAACCCGTCCATGGCGACTCCGCCTTATACGGCGCGCGTCAGCACGGTTCTTCCGGGCGGCGTCGTTCTCGAAATGTCGGTTTCAGGCCTTTATTAA